One genomic segment of Salinigranum rubrum includes these proteins:
- a CDS encoding FAD-dependent oxidoreductase, with the protein MRDGATSDVRTETEYDVVVVGGGPAGCSTAVFTARYGLDTVVFDRGRSSIQRCAHLENYLGFPAGIDVETLYGLMHDHVREAGGELVSDLVDAVSRSDRGFVVETEEGRRVTTRRVVAATRYDGEYLRPLGDEEMFETSGGGTNERFDRTYPESDGTTPFEGLYVASPSEETDRQAIVAAGRGARVGLAVVRDVRRTRGVPDAVAPHYDWLRREATLDSEWDDRDRWREWYDAKRPDGVDDDRWEAVRERDIDRRRGMYLSSARIDRRRERGQRRLLDHVDDDLVVQRAREIESGGGDENASGGVESGVPANGTSEHADGHTGASR; encoded by the coding sequence ATGAGAGACGGGGCCACGTCCGACGTCCGGACCGAAACCGAGTACGACGTGGTCGTCGTCGGTGGTGGCCCGGCGGGCTGTTCTACCGCCGTCTTCACCGCCCGGTACGGACTCGACACCGTCGTCTTCGACCGGGGACGCTCGTCCATCCAGCGGTGTGCCCACCTGGAGAACTACCTCGGGTTCCCCGCCGGCATCGACGTCGAGACGCTGTACGGCCTGATGCACGACCACGTCCGGGAAGCCGGCGGCGAACTCGTTTCAGACCTCGTCGACGCGGTGTCGCGCTCGGACAGGGGGTTCGTCGTCGAAACCGAGGAAGGGAGGCGCGTCACGACCCGCCGCGTCGTCGCGGCGACCCGGTACGACGGCGAGTACCTCCGACCGCTCGGCGACGAGGAGATGTTCGAGACGAGCGGCGGCGGGACGAACGAACGGTTCGACCGCACCTATCCCGAGTCAGACGGGACGACGCCGTTCGAGGGGCTGTACGTCGCCTCTCCGTCCGAGGAGACCGACCGACAGGCCATCGTGGCCGCCGGCCGCGGGGCGCGCGTCGGCCTCGCCGTCGTCCGCGACGTCCGTCGCACACGGGGCGTCCCCGACGCCGTCGCGCCCCACTACGACTGGCTGCGTCGGGAGGCCACGCTCGACAGCGAGTGGGACGACCGCGACCGGTGGCGCGAGTGGTACGACGCCAAGCGACCGGACGGCGTCGACGACGACCGGTGGGAGGCGGTCCGCGAGCGCGACATCGACCGACGACGCGGGATGTACCTCTCGAGCGCCCGGATCGACCGACGACGAGAGCGCGGTCAGCGCCGACTGCTCGACCACGTCGACGACGACCTCGTCGTTCAGCGGGCACGGGAAATCGAGTCCGGCGGCGGAGACGAGAACGCGAGCGGCGGGGTCGAAAGCGGCGTACCGGCCAACGGGACGAGCGAACACGCGGACGGACACACGGGAGCGAGCCGCTGA
- a CDS encoding ABC transporter substrate-binding protein, which yields MTNGSNPPRPTRRTLLTTGAALVTGALAGCSGDTGTNTSSTDAQSTATATATSTATTTAQSTTENTTYAVEMAPVGRVEFEAVPETWVANNGSWADMGVALGLEPPKGVWLPSRYHTRYYDEIPGVSVDASGIRELWGEGGVGKEQFYELDADVHVADPNFLLNRGQWAESDIDEIAEQVGPFFGNSIFSRGYAWHDYEYYTLYEAFGKLAQVFQREDRYEAFASLHEEFQTSLASAVPAEGERPSAAVVWAGGDEPEEFYPYVIDEGTSFKHLRDLKVNDALAATDVKDFYSNRGAIDYETLLEVDPETLLIRGQEAKTRAEFEETVVAYMEDHGVASELTAVQNGDVYRAGPLYQGPITNLVGTERLARELYDVEEDLFDRERVAAVVAGEV from the coding sequence ACGTCCGACACGCCGAACGCTTCTCACGACCGGTGCGGCGCTCGTCACCGGCGCGCTCGCCGGCTGTAGCGGGGACACCGGAACGAACACGTCGTCGACGGACGCGCAGTCGACCGCGACCGCGACCGCGACGTCGACGGCAACGACGACCGCTCAGTCCACGACCGAGAACACCACGTACGCGGTGGAGATGGCGCCCGTCGGCCGCGTCGAGTTCGAGGCCGTTCCCGAGACGTGGGTCGCGAACAACGGGAGCTGGGCGGACATGGGTGTCGCGCTGGGTCTCGAACCGCCGAAGGGCGTCTGGCTCCCGAGCCGGTACCACACGCGGTACTACGACGAGATACCGGGCGTGAGCGTCGACGCGAGCGGGATTCGCGAGCTGTGGGGTGAGGGTGGCGTCGGCAAGGAACAGTTCTACGAACTCGACGCCGACGTCCACGTGGCGGACCCGAACTTCCTCCTGAACCGAGGACAGTGGGCGGAGTCGGACATCGACGAGATCGCCGAGCAGGTCGGGCCGTTCTTCGGGAACAGCATCTTCTCGCGCGGCTACGCCTGGCACGACTACGAGTACTACACGCTGTACGAGGCGTTCGGGAAGCTCGCACAGGTGTTCCAGCGGGAGGACAGATACGAGGCGTTCGCGTCGCTCCACGAGGAGTTCCAGACCAGCCTCGCGTCCGCCGTTCCCGCCGAGGGCGAGCGCCCGTCGGCGGCGGTCGTCTGGGCCGGCGGCGACGAGCCCGAGGAGTTCTACCCGTACGTCATCGACGAGGGAACGAGCTTCAAGCACCTCCGGGACCTGAAGGTGAACGACGCGCTCGCGGCGACCGACGTCAAGGACTTCTACAGCAACCGCGGCGCCATCGACTACGAGACGCTCCTGGAGGTCGACCCCGAGACGCTGCTCATCCGCGGCCAGGAGGCGAAGACGCGGGCCGAGTTCGAGGAAACGGTCGTCGCGTACATGGAGGACCACGGCGTCGCGAGCGAACTCACCGCCGTCCAGAACGGGGACGTCTACCGCGCCGGCCCGCTGTACCAGGGTCCGATCACGAACCTCGTCGGCACGGAGCGACTCGCCCGAGAACTGTACGACGTCGAGGAGGACCTGTTCGACCGCGAACGCGTCGCGGCCGTCGTCGCCGGGGAGGTCTGA